A single window of Meiothermus sp. DNA harbors:
- a CDS encoding iron ABC transporter permease: protein MVRLAQPLPKPLLAVALLVGLAVVLPLLYLLLRAAQAEPQQLIEIVLRERNLHLLGNTLALLVGVIALTTLLALPLAWITSRSDLRGKRLWTVLLVLPLAVPGYVGVFGFFGATGANGWLEDLLGFPWPRPSGYLGALGVLTLFTYPYLFLNLRAALLGLDAGLEESARSLGYRNFEVFWRVVLPQLRPALYAGWLLIGLHVLGDFGVVSLVRFETFSYAIYLQYSASFDRVYAAWLSLMLILLTGSLLWLEARLLKNLSLSRVGLGSARQPNPVRLGRWWLPALALMGVPIVGALVVPLTSIVYWTAQHPSTYANGLAGILEALRNSVQAAAPAALIAALLALPLAYLGVRYPSRLSRLLERAAYIGYATPPLAFALALIFFSLRGVPFLYQTLALLVLAYALHFLAEAIGPIRSALYQAPPRLEEAARSLGYTPLQAFLRATFPLLRRGLLASMALVFLSAVKELPLTFLLAPVGYSTLSTRIWGYTSEAMFAEAAPYALLIVLFSAGLVGLMLTQERR, encoded by the coding sequence ATGGTTCGCCTCGCCCAGCCCCTCCCCAAACCCCTGCTCGCGGTGGCTTTGTTGGTGGGCCTGGCGGTGGTGTTGCCGCTCTTGTATCTGCTGTTGCGGGCGGCCCAAGCCGAACCCCAGCAACTGATCGAAATTGTCCTGCGGGAGCGCAACCTGCACCTGCTGGGCAATACCCTGGCCCTGCTGGTGGGGGTCATTGCCCTTACCACCCTGCTGGCCCTGCCGCTGGCCTGGATTACCAGCCGCAGTGACCTGCGCGGCAAGCGCCTCTGGACGGTTCTGCTGGTGTTGCCGCTGGCAGTGCCAGGTTATGTTGGGGTCTTTGGGTTCTTTGGTGCAACCGGTGCGAATGGCTGGCTGGAAGACCTGTTGGGCTTTCCCTGGCCGCGGCCCTCGGGCTACCTGGGGGCTTTGGGGGTCTTGACCCTTTTTACCTATCCTTACCTGTTCTTGAACCTGCGGGCAGCCCTGCTGGGGCTGGATGCGGGCCTCGAGGAGTCGGCGCGGAGCCTGGGCTACCGAAACTTTGAGGTCTTCTGGCGGGTGGTGTTGCCGCAGCTGCGGCCTGCGCTCTATGCCGGCTGGCTCCTGATTGGCCTGCACGTGCTGGGCGACTTTGGGGTGGTCAGTCTGGTGCGCTTCGAGACCTTCAGCTATGCCATTTATCTGCAATACTCGGCCTCCTTCGACCGGGTGTACGCGGCCTGGCTCTCCCTGATGCTGATCTTGCTGACCGGTAGCCTGCTCTGGCTCGAGGCCCGCCTGCTCAAAAACCTCTCCCTGAGCCGGGTCGGGCTGGGCAGTGCGCGGCAACCCAATCCGGTCAGGCTGGGCCGCTGGTGGCTTCCGGCGCTGGCCCTGATGGGGGTGCCCATCGTGGGGGCCCTGGTGGTGCCACTCACCTCCATCGTGTACTGGACGGCGCAGCACCCCAGCACCTATGCAAACGGTCTGGCGGGCATCCTGGAAGCCCTGCGCAACTCGGTGCAGGCCGCAGCCCCGGCAGCCCTGATAGCGGCCTTGCTGGCCCTGCCCTTGGCCTACTTAGGGGTGCGCTACCCCAGCCGGCTCTCGAGGCTCCTGGAGCGCGCTGCCTACATCGGCTATGCCACGCCTCCGCTGGCCTTTGCGCTGGCCCTGATTTTCTTCAGTTTGCGCGGGGTGCCCTTCCTCTACCAGACCCTCGCGCTGCTCGTGCTGGCCTATGCCCTGCACTTTCTGGCCGAGGCCATCGGCCCTATCCGCAGTGCGCTCTATCAGGCCCCTCCCCGGCTCGAGGAAGCCGCCCGTAGCCTCGGCTACACGCCCTTACAGGCTTTTCTCCGGGCCACCTTCCCCCTGCTCCGGCGCGGCCTGCTGGCCAGCATGGCCCTGGTGTTTTTGTCGGCGGTAAAGGAACTACCCCTCACCTTCCTGCTGGCCCCGGTGGGGTATTCTACGCTCTCGACCCGCATCTGGGGCTATACTTCTGAAGCCATGTTTGCCGAGGCCGCCCCTTATGCCCTCCTGATCGTGCTATTCTCGGCGGGTCTGGTGGGTCTCATGCTCACCCAAGAACGACGATGA
- a CDS encoding HD domain-containing phosphohydrolase, which produces MAALPTIESLLAEAQAHLSHAPHVAVGLAQEARALARVHGHGLLEVHAAFALARSYLRLGQLSEAVQEARAGLDLTTDGHEAALRLEGLRLLAIILREQGDLDQASSLLHQASVLAQQANLPAAEADCLNQQAGIHHSKAEFAQALDKLTQALKLVRALGNQVAEANFLNNIGILRTELGQYPQALEAFLAAYQLYREGHSPRNRIGNLASIGNLYMEMADFDQAEPYYEQALAEARQAQERLVELQVLQHLAELAFKRKNYAKARDIHAEVAAIGQELGLERVRATSLEGLAKAQKALGEPQMAIEVLQEVLELARAKDWRTTVLDALLSLGEVFLELGDLTQAQTYAMEALERSRQAERKRSTYQAHHLLAQVHRAGGAYRQALEHFEAYHRLEREVFNEESEHWRQTLMNHLELERLRNEAESLRLRSELERQAREEAQAKVFQRTQELELAQLEIVSRLALAAEYRDDATGEHTYRVGRNAALIAKELGWPPHEIETLRLAARLHDVGKIGIPDAILLKRDRLTVEEYALMKDHTTIGARILSGGRSKILRLAEEIALSHHEHFDGSGYPRGLKGEDIPLSGRIVAVADVLDALTHERPYKRAWSVAEALVEIKRQSGRQFDPLVVKACLAAFAETTADVEEHMQRLDADLSLSVQLEKAQLGWVDEDFDQLKQNFEQLLAERTRELEQARSEAQMLARRMELMAHTDVLTGLGNRRAFEADLEAEVARAQRVGYVLSVLALDLDTLKQLNDTEGHERGDALLRTFAQAMQECFLELGRVYRIGGDEFAAILPYVDASHQAEILGRIEVAIRNTRSQGFPTASVSAGMASMPDEAGSDGDLVRLSDQRMYQDKLERRRIREKSNPPHRSSRG; this is translated from the coding sequence ATGGCTGCACTGCCCACCATCGAGTCTTTGCTAGCGGAGGCCCAGGCCCACCTTTCCCACGCTCCCCACGTTGCCGTGGGTCTGGCACAGGAAGCCCGCGCCCTGGCCCGCGTGCATGGACACGGCCTGCTCGAGGTACACGCTGCTTTTGCCCTGGCCAGATCCTACCTGCGGCTAGGTCAACTGAGCGAGGCCGTCCAGGAAGCTCGAGCCGGCCTCGACCTGACCACCGACGGTCACGAAGCCGCCCTTCGGCTCGAGGGGCTGCGGCTGCTGGCGATTATTTTGCGAGAGCAGGGCGACCTGGATCAGGCCTCGAGCCTTCTGCACCAAGCCAGCGTGCTGGCCCAGCAAGCCAACCTACCCGCCGCCGAGGCCGACTGCCTTAACCAGCAGGCCGGGATTCACCACTCCAAGGCCGAGTTTGCCCAGGCCCTGGACAAGCTCACCCAGGCCCTGAAACTCGTGCGCGCCCTAGGCAATCAGGTGGCCGAGGCCAACTTCCTCAACAACATCGGCATCCTGCGTACCGAACTAGGTCAGTATCCCCAGGCCCTCGAGGCGTTTCTAGCGGCCTACCAGCTATACCGCGAGGGGCACAGCCCCCGCAACCGGATTGGCAACCTGGCTTCTATCGGCAACCTCTATATGGAAATGGCCGATTTCGACCAGGCCGAACCATACTACGAGCAGGCCCTGGCCGAGGCCCGCCAAGCCCAAGAACGCTTGGTGGAGTTGCAGGTTTTACAGCACCTGGCAGAGCTGGCTTTTAAGCGTAAAAACTATGCGAAGGCCCGGGATATCCATGCCGAAGTAGCAGCCATCGGCCAAGAACTGGGATTAGAGCGGGTGCGGGCTACTTCTTTGGAAGGCCTGGCCAAGGCCCAGAAGGCCCTGGGGGAGCCCCAGATGGCGATCGAGGTGCTACAAGAGGTGCTGGAACTGGCCCGGGCTAAAGACTGGCGTACCACCGTACTGGATGCGTTGCTTAGCCTGGGCGAGGTTTTCCTCGAGCTAGGCGATCTGACCCAGGCCCAGACCTACGCCATGGAGGCCTTGGAGCGCTCACGCCAGGCCGAGCGAAAACGCAGTACCTACCAGGCCCACCATCTGCTGGCGCAGGTACACCGGGCGGGTGGGGCCTACCGGCAGGCCCTCGAGCATTTCGAGGCGTACCACCGCCTCGAGCGTGAAGTCTTCAACGAGGAAAGCGAGCACTGGCGCCAGACCTTGATGAACCACCTCGAGCTCGAGCGCTTGCGCAACGAGGCGGAAAGCCTGCGGCTGCGGAGCGAGCTCGAGCGTCAGGCCCGCGAGGAAGCCCAGGCCAAGGTTTTTCAGCGTACCCAGGAGTTGGAGCTGGCCCAGCTCGAAATTGTCTCCCGTCTAGCGCTGGCGGCCGAGTACCGCGACGATGCCACCGGCGAGCACACCTACCGGGTCGGTCGCAACGCGGCCCTGATTGCCAAAGAGCTTGGCTGGCCCCCGCACGAGATCGAAACCCTGCGCCTGGCCGCGCGCTTACACGACGTGGGTAAAATCGGAATCCCGGACGCAATTTTGCTCAAGCGGGATCGCCTCACGGTAGAGGAGTATGCCCTGATGAAAGACCATACCACCATTGGGGCCCGCATTTTGTCGGGGGGGCGCTCCAAAATTCTGCGCCTGGCCGAAGAAATTGCCCTATCGCACCACGAACACTTCGACGGAAGCGGCTATCCGCGGGGTCTGAAGGGCGAAGACATCCCCCTGTCCGGGCGGATTGTGGCGGTGGCCGACGTGCTGGATGCCCTGACCCACGAGCGCCCCTACAAGCGGGCCTGGTCGGTGGCCGAGGCCCTGGTGGAGATCAAGCGTCAGAGTGGGCGGCAGTTCGACCCGCTGGTGGTGAAGGCTTGTTTGGCAGCTTTTGCCGAAACCACTGCCGATGTGGAAGAACACATGCAACGCCTGGACGCCGATCTTTCGCTCTCGGTTCAGCTCGAGAAAGCCCAACTGGGCTGGGTTGATGAAGATTTCGATCAGCTCAAACAGAACTTCGAACAGCTCCTGGCCGAGCGTACCCGCGAACTCGAGCAAGCCCGCAGCGAGGCCCAGATGCTGGCGCGAAGGATGGAGCTGATGGCCCATACCGACGTGCTGACCGGCCTGGGCAACCGTCGGGCTTTCGAGGCCGACCTCGAGGCCGAAGTAGCCCGCGCCCAACGGGTTGGCTATGTCCTTAGCGTACTGGCCCTGGATCTGGACACCCTAAAGCAGCTCAACGATACCGAAGGTCACGAGCGCGGCGATGCCCTGCTGCGCACCTTCGCCCAGGCCATGCAGGAATGCTTCCTCGAGCTAGGCCGGGTGTATCGCATTGGGGGAGACGAGTTTGCGGCGATTCTGCCTTATGTAGATGCAAGCCACCAGGCCGAAATTCTCGGCCGCATCGAGGTTGCCATCCGCAACACCCGGAGCCAGGGTTTCCCCACCGCCAGCGTGAGCGCTGGCATGGCCTCCATGCCCGACGAAGCTGGCTCCGACGGCGACCTGGTGCGGCTTTCCGACCAGCGCATGTACCAGGACAAGCTCGAGCGCCGCCGCATCCGTGAAAAGTCCAATCCCCCGCACAGATCAAGCCGGGGTTGA
- a CDS encoding ABC transporter ATP-binding protein, whose protein sequence is MKTYAERPSTPHQATSPILQVKGLTKRFHPSFPPVVQEVSFEVGPSEVFALLGPSGCGKTTTLRLIAGFEQADRGQIWLDGQEITRRPPEERGIGFVFQDYALFPHLSVYENVAFGLRHLRGKARQERVLEVLGLVGLTVFRDRKPGELSGGQQQRVALARAIAPGPKLVLLDEPFSSLDAALRQSTRDEVRSLLKQSGIGAILVTHDQEEALSFADRLAVMRSGQLEQIGTPEEVYHHPRTPFVAQFLGRTNLIPGEARGLEAETPLGRVMLAEEARGAVLLSLRPEGLALAAPLEHLGIVGRQLEGMVLAREFKGHDMTYRIQLGGRELLVQESPESPFRPGDKVRVLVRAKAVVVGRGR, encoded by the coding sequence ATGAAAACCTACGCCGAACGCCCCTCCACTCCCCACCAGGCCACCTCCCCCATTCTGCAGGTAAAGGGCCTGACCAAGCGTTTTCATCCCAGCTTTCCACCGGTGGTGCAAGAGGTCAGCTTTGAGGTGGGGCCGAGCGAGGTGTTTGCCCTGTTGGGGCCCTCGGGCTGCGGCAAAACCACCACCCTGCGCCTGATTGCCGGCTTCGAGCAGGCCGATAGGGGTCAGATCTGGCTGGACGGTCAGGAGATTACCCGGCGGCCACCGGAAGAGCGGGGCATTGGCTTTGTGTTTCAGGACTACGCCCTATTTCCCCACCTGAGCGTATACGAAAACGTGGCCTTTGGCCTGCGCCACCTGCGGGGCAAGGCGCGGCAAGAACGGGTGCTCGAGGTGCTGGGGTTGGTAGGCCTGACGGTGTTCAGGGATCGCAAACCCGGCGAGCTATCGGGCGGGCAGCAGCAACGCGTGGCCCTGGCCCGGGCCATCGCCCCCGGCCCCAAGCTGGTGTTGCTGGACGAGCCCTTTAGCAGCCTGGACGCGGCTTTGCGGCAGTCCACCCGCGACGAGGTGCGCTCGCTTTTGAAGCAGTCGGGGATTGGGGCCATCCTGGTCACACACGACCAGGAAGAAGCCCTTTCCTTTGCCGACCGGCTGGCCGTGATGCGCAGCGGGCAGCTCGAGCAAATCGGCACCCCGGAAGAGGTCTACCATCACCCCCGTACCCCCTTTGTGGCCCAGTTTTTGGGCCGCACCAACCTGATCCCCGGTGAAGCCCGTGGCCTCGAGGCCGAGACCCCGCTGGGGCGCGTGATGCTGGCGGAGGAGGCCCGGGGCGCGGTGCTGCTCTCGCTGCGTCCCGAAGGGTTGGCGCTGGCCGCGCCCCTAGAACACCTGGGCATTGTGGGGAGGCAGCTCGAGGGTATGGTGCTCGCCCGCGAGTTCAAAGGGCACGACATGACCTACCGCATCCAGCTCGGA